One Pelagicoccus enzymogenes DNA window includes the following coding sequences:
- a CDS encoding ATP-binding cassette domain-containing protein, which produces MIEAKKLTKTFRDRKRGLVRAVDRVSFTCQPGQIFGLLGANGAGKTTTLRMLGTLLEPTQGSATVAGFDAVKQPEDVRRSIGFLSNGTALYGRLTAREMLEYFGRLNGIDGAALRVRVNELIEQLEIGEYQNGRCDKLSTGQKQRVSIARSIIHRPPVMIFDEPTTGLDVMTSQTIMSFIEQCRDEGLTVVFSTHIMSEVERLCDQVAIVHHGKIATEGTVSEIKQQTGEQVLENAFLKIAHQLDDAQR; this is translated from the coding sequence GTGATAGAAGCAAAAAAGCTCACCAAAACCTTCCGCGACCGAAAACGCGGACTCGTGCGGGCCGTCGACCGCGTATCCTTCACCTGCCAGCCGGGCCAGATCTTCGGATTGCTCGGAGCCAACGGCGCCGGCAAGACCACGACCCTGCGCATGCTGGGCACCCTCCTGGAGCCGACCCAAGGCTCGGCCACCGTCGCCGGCTTCGACGCCGTCAAACAGCCCGAAGACGTGCGCCGCTCCATCGGCTTCCTCTCCAACGGCACCGCTCTCTACGGCCGCCTCACCGCCCGCGAAATGCTCGAATACTTCGGTCGCCTCAACGGTATCGACGGCGCCGCCCTCAGAGTTCGGGTGAACGAGCTGATCGAGCAATTGGAAATCGGAGAATACCAGAACGGGCGCTGCGACAAGCTTTCCACCGGACAGAAGCAACGCGTCTCCATCGCCCGTTCCATTATCCACCGCCCGCCCGTCATGATCTTCGACGAGCCCACCACCGGCCTCGACGTCATGACCTCCCAAACCATCATGAGCTTCATCGAGCAGTGTCGCGACGAGGGGCTTACCGTCGTCTTCTCCACCCACATCATGAGCGAAGTGGAACGCCTCTGCGACCAAGTCGCCATCGTGCACCATGGCAAAATCGCCACCGAAGGCACCGTATCCGAAATCAAACAGCAAACCGGCGAACAGGTCCTCGAAAACGCCTTCCTTAAAATCGCCCACCAACTCGACGACGCCCAAAGGTAG
- a CDS encoding ABC transporter permease, with translation MSLTKVIFLKELRETLRDKRVILGVIVSPLLLTPALMGAVMFFGSKKAVEKQNATLEVGIYQEAEFPELTDAIEANETIEVTRFDSRESAIAAIQSFETRAVVVIPQNAREVFQSHGTAPIEILYDQANENSSNANGRLRGILNDFNAEQIKARLDSAQLEESFIKPTHVTSTNIAEDTAVSGFVLSIFLPYIVIMGAAFGGLNTAFDLCAGEKERGTMETLLVSPASRSDIVRGKLYTIFVVSLLSAICSILGIVAAISFGQQIVTSLFGEAFSISYLNLAALVAIVVPLALLSSAALLLVSTFARNPKEAQAYIFPFIVIFLFPAALSFVFDAESPLYVGFIPVLNIALSMKQLLSDAFNLPFFSVTLGSSLAYAWISIRLVASFFQRETILFRS, from the coding sequence ATGTCCCTCACCAAAGTCATTTTCCTCAAGGAGCTCCGCGAAACCCTGCGCGACAAGCGGGTCATCCTCGGCGTCATCGTCTCCCCCCTGCTGCTCACCCCCGCCCTCATGGGAGCCGTCATGTTCTTCGGCAGCAAAAAGGCAGTGGAAAAACAAAACGCCACCCTGGAGGTCGGCATCTACCAAGAAGCGGAGTTCCCCGAACTCACCGATGCCATCGAAGCGAACGAAACCATTGAAGTCACCCGATTCGATAGCCGCGAAAGCGCGATCGCAGCTATCCAATCCTTCGAAACCCGAGCCGTCGTCGTCATTCCCCAAAACGCCCGCGAAGTCTTCCAGAGCCACGGCACCGCCCCCATAGAAATCCTCTACGACCAAGCCAACGAAAACTCCAGCAACGCCAACGGCCGCCTGCGAGGCATCCTCAACGACTTCAACGCGGAGCAAATCAAGGCCCGCCTCGATTCCGCCCAACTTGAAGAAAGCTTCATCAAGCCCACTCACGTCACCTCCACCAACATCGCCGAGGACACTGCCGTTTCCGGCTTCGTGCTCTCCATCTTCCTGCCCTACATCGTCATCATGGGAGCCGCCTTCGGAGGCCTCAACACCGCCTTCGACCTTTGCGCCGGCGAAAAGGAACGCGGCACCATGGAGACCTTGCTCGTCTCCCCCGCCTCCCGCAGCGACATCGTGCGCGGGAAGCTCTATACCATCTTCGTAGTCAGCCTCCTCTCCGCCATCTGTTCCATTCTCGGCATCGTGGCCGCCATCAGTTTCGGCCAGCAAATCGTCACCAGCCTCTTCGGCGAAGCCTTCTCAATCTCTTACCTCAACCTCGCAGCACTCGTGGCCATCGTCGTCCCGCTGGCCCTGCTCAGCTCCGCCGCCCTCCTGCTGGTCTCCACCTTCGCCCGCAACCCCAAGGAAGCCCAAGCCTACATCTTCCCCTTCATCGTCATCTTCCTCTTTCCCGCCGCCCTCTCCTTCGTCTTCGACGCGGAAAGCCCCCTCTACGTCGGCTTCATCCCCGTACTGAATATCGCCCTCTCCATGAAGCAGCTTCTCAGCGACGCCTTCAACCTGCCATTCTTCAGCGTTACCCTCGGCAGCTCCCTCGCCTACGCCTGGATCTCCATCCGCCTCGTCGCCTCCTTCTTCCAACGCGAAACCATTCTCTTCCGCTCGTAG
- a CDS encoding pyruvate carboxylase subunit B encodes MSKPVIFNNTVLRDGHQSLAATRMRTEQMLPALEVLDGLGFGCLETWGGATIDAGLRFLKEFPFDRLDAIRSRTKSKHMMLLRGQNIVQYAHFPDDIVETFIKTSAKHGMDIFRIFDALNDPRNMGTAIKAAKAAGKEAQGVICYTTSPVHNTEAFVKLGQELEEAGCASLCLKDMAGLVPPQQAYDIIKGLKDRVKIPVVLHTHDTAGLGATTYYAGVEAGVDYIDTSIIPFANGTGQPDTARMLSLLENHPRCPKYDLDALQFLREHFTKVYEELKDFTSFSNERVDSDALKYQVPGGMLSNFRNQLKEQKMEDKFEDVFKEIPVVRKALGWIPLVTPTSQIVGVQAMLNVKFGRWKNFSPQATDIALGYYGRTPAPVDPEVQKIAAQKSGKDPITVRPADLKDPGMDALRKALAAKNLPTDDEHCVIQAMFPQELDAYYKSKDKPTATAASQAAAASPAAPAPQKRETIELSASARRYNIAVEGKKYSVAVEEM; translated from the coding sequence ATGAGCAAACCAGTCATATTCAACAACACCGTCCTGCGCGACGGGCACCAATCCCTCGCGGCCACCCGCATGCGCACCGAGCAAATGCTCCCCGCCCTCGAAGTCCTCGACGGCCTAGGCTTCGGCTGCCTCGAAACCTGGGGCGGAGCCACCATCGACGCCGGACTTCGCTTCCTCAAAGAGTTCCCCTTCGACCGGCTCGACGCCATCCGCTCCCGCACCAAGTCCAAGCACATGATGCTGCTGCGCGGGCAAAACATCGTCCAGTACGCCCACTTCCCCGACGACATCGTGGAAACCTTCATCAAGACGTCCGCCAAGCACGGCATGGACATCTTCCGCATCTTCGACGCCCTCAACGACCCGCGCAACATGGGCACCGCCATCAAGGCAGCCAAGGCCGCCGGCAAGGAAGCCCAAGGCGTCATCTGCTACACGACCTCACCCGTTCACAACACCGAAGCCTTCGTCAAGCTGGGCCAAGAGCTCGAAGAAGCCGGCTGCGCCTCCCTTTGCTTAAAGGACATGGCCGGACTCGTACCGCCGCAGCAAGCCTACGACATCATCAAGGGACTCAAGGACCGCGTCAAAATCCCCGTCGTCCTGCACACCCACGACACCGCCGGACTGGGAGCCACCACTTACTACGCCGGCGTCGAAGCCGGAGTCGACTACATCGACACCTCCATTATCCCCTTCGCCAACGGTACTGGCCAACCGGATACAGCCCGCATGCTCTCCCTGCTGGAAAACCACCCGCGCTGCCCCAAGTACGACCTCGACGCCCTTCAGTTCCTGCGAGAACACTTCACCAAGGTCTACGAGGAGCTCAAGGACTTCACCAGTTTCTCCAACGAGCGCGTCGACTCGGACGCTCTCAAGTACCAGGTCCCCGGTGGCATGCTCTCCAACTTCCGCAACCAGCTCAAAGAGCAGAAGATGGAAGACAAGTTCGAGGACGTCTTCAAAGAAATCCCCGTCGTGCGCAAGGCCCTCGGCTGGATCCCGCTCGTCACCCCCACTTCCCAAATCGTGGGCGTGCAAGCCATGCTCAACGTCAAGTTCGGCCGCTGGAAGAACTTCTCTCCCCAAGCCACCGACATCGCCCTCGGCTACTACGGCCGCACCCCCGCGCCCGTCGATCCCGAGGTACAGAAGATCGCCGCCCAAAAGTCCGGCAAAGACCCCATCACCGTTCGCCCCGCCGACCTCAAGGACCCCGGCATGGACGCATTGAGAAAAGCCCTGGCAGCCAAGAACCTACCCACCGACGACGAGCACTGCGTCATCCAAGCCATGTTCCCGCAAGAGCTCGACGCGTATTACAAAAGCAAGGACAAGCCCACCGCTACCGCGGCTTCGCAAGCGGCTGCGGCCTCCCCTGCAGCACCCGCTCCTCAAAAACGCGAAACTATCGAACTCAGCGCATCCGCCCGCCGCTACAACATCGCGGTCGAAGGCAAGAAGTACAGCGTCGCCGTCGAAGAAATGTAA
- a CDS encoding DUF6768 family protein, with the protein MNDLDEKIRKALAGTREGEELFVEQGLMAEAVAPFRGKRRWVNVVGLCYGFAGFAIALWGGVRFFEAEDTRAQILWAVVCLIGILLNAFLKVFFWMEMHTNRVLREVKRVELLLVKKRSERQG; encoded by the coding sequence ATGAATGACTTGGACGAAAAGATTAGGAAAGCTCTTGCCGGTACGCGCGAGGGCGAGGAGCTCTTCGTGGAGCAGGGCTTGATGGCCGAGGCGGTGGCGCCGTTTCGCGGCAAGCGTCGCTGGGTGAATGTGGTGGGGCTTTGCTATGGCTTTGCCGGCTTTGCTATCGCCCTTTGGGGCGGGGTGCGCTTCTTCGAGGCGGAAGATACGCGAGCGCAGATCCTATGGGCGGTGGTGTGCTTGATCGGTATTTTGCTGAACGCCTTCCTGAAGGTTTTCTTCTGGATGGAGATGCACACGAATCGCGTCTTGCGGGAAGTGAAACGGGTAGAGTTGCTGTTGGTGAAGAAACGGTCGGAGAGGCAGGGGTAA
- a CDS encoding RNA polymerase sigma factor has product MQRDAKQVLTELLVLKAQGGEEEAFSELYELWKLDLFRLIRFAVRDGQAAEEIAQETWISIAKALRGVEDPSAFRAWALRIARRRSVDWIRKQESERWVRRKLEAERPSAADPPTADSAESAALSEAIQKLDTDSRLLIHLFYETGLTVEEVGLALELPAGTVKSRLFALREKLKREIERTLK; this is encoded by the coding sequence ATGCAGCGAGACGCGAAACAGGTATTGACGGAGTTGCTCGTCCTCAAAGCCCAAGGAGGCGAGGAGGAAGCCTTTTCCGAACTCTACGAGCTTTGGAAGTTGGATCTTTTCCGCTTGATCCGATTCGCGGTTAGGGACGGACAAGCGGCGGAAGAGATCGCCCAGGAGACATGGATCTCCATCGCCAAGGCTTTGCGGGGGGTGGAAGATCCCTCGGCTTTTCGCGCCTGGGCTTTGAGGATCGCTCGTCGCCGCAGCGTGGATTGGATACGCAAGCAGGAGAGCGAGCGATGGGTGCGTCGAAAGTTGGAAGCAGAACGGCCTTCCGCCGCGGATCCTCCAACTGCGGATTCAGCGGAATCCGCGGCTCTTTCGGAGGCGATCCAAAAGTTGGATACGGACTCTCGATTGTTGATCCATTTGTTTTACGAGACAGGACTGACCGTCGAGGAGGTTGGCTTAGCTCTTGAATTGCCTGCGGGCACCGTGAAGTCGCGACTCTTCGCTCTTCGCGAAAAACTTAAACGAGAAATTGAAAGGACACTGAAATGA